Proteins from a genomic interval of Candidatus Paceibacterota bacterium:
- a CDS encoding LuxR C-terminal-related transcriptional regulator: MNPLLYPAVMKKVSCLGRRGEVLQGMWEGKGMKAIAAELGISAKTVEYHRANLYRLFEVRDPVSLCRRAMALGLIRPDSAVRAEGPLHVRD, encoded by the coding sequence ATGAATCCGCTTTTGTATCCCGCAGTGATGAAGAAGGTGTCGTGCCTGGGCCGGCGCGGAGAAGTTCTGCAAGGCATGTGGGAGGGAAAGGGAATGAAGGCGATTGCCGCCGAGCTGGGCATCAGCGCCAAGACCGTGGAATACCACCGGGCGAATTTGTATCGGCTCTTTGAGGTGCGCGACCCGGTGAGTTTGTGCCGGCGGGCGATGGCGCTGGGGCTGATCAGGCCGGATTCGGCGGTGAGAGCCGAGGGGCCCCTCCACGTGCGGGATTGA
- a CDS encoding AAA family ATPase has product MQADLNFGIAGADETPALHSRWPEWEAVAAENRFQAAALGGRNCFLTGMGGTGKTTQLRAFIEAVARKVDVTAPTGVAALNVGGMTIHRFCGMMLGPQPGQSDEECFALLQRDRRRSILVGFNRVRRCEVLVIDEISMLPGRQFDFVEFLFRRLRGRDEPFGGCQVIVTGDFLQLPPVRTSEAEPYDWAFQSPIWEEAEFKTIVLDTVRRQDEPGFVAALADFRVGRVRGNSARLLQTRVLNFPPANMPRLFTHNVQVDKWNSYQLSELPGDESVLEAEQSGPEHQRAFLTKNLLTPATLRVKRGALVMFTVNRAVPGAQKPLFVNGQMGTVEDVQPGAVLVKSGGALVRVEPFSWRYDSQDPDSAAFTQYPLRLAWAMTIHKAQGLTLDSAYLDIRAAREPGQAYVAVSRVRTLAGLQFKEWFKGVHVSPEAIEFYRQAA; this is encoded by the coding sequence ATGCAAGCGGACTTGAATTTTGGCATTGCCGGGGCAGACGAGACGCCCGCCCTGCATTCACGCTGGCCGGAGTGGGAGGCGGTGGCGGCGGAGAACCGGTTCCAAGCGGCAGCGCTGGGCGGTCGGAATTGTTTTCTGACGGGCATGGGCGGCACGGGGAAGACGACGCAGCTCAGGGCGTTTATCGAGGCGGTGGCTCGGAAGGTGGATGTGACGGCGCCGACAGGGGTGGCGGCGCTCAACGTGGGCGGGATGACCATTCACCGGTTTTGCGGGATGATGCTCGGGCCTCAGCCCGGGCAGTCGGACGAGGAGTGTTTCGCGCTGCTGCAGCGCGACCGGCGCCGCTCGATCCTGGTGGGGTTCAACCGGGTGCGGCGGTGCGAGGTGCTGGTGATTGATGAAATCTCGATGTTGCCGGGGCGGCAGTTCGATTTTGTCGAGTTCCTGTTCCGGCGATTGCGGGGCCGCGATGAGCCGTTCGGCGGTTGCCAGGTCATCGTGACGGGGGACTTCCTGCAGTTGCCGCCGGTGCGAACCAGTGAGGCGGAGCCTTACGACTGGGCTTTCCAGTCGCCAATCTGGGAGGAGGCGGAATTCAAGACGATCGTTTTGGATACGGTGCGGCGGCAGGATGAGCCGGGCTTCGTGGCCGCCCTGGCTGACTTCCGCGTTGGGCGCGTCCGGGGCAACTCGGCGCGACTGCTGCAGACGCGCGTTCTGAATTTCCCGCCGGCGAACATGCCGCGGCTGTTCACGCATAACGTCCAGGTGGACAAATGGAACAGTTACCAGCTTTCGGAGTTGCCGGGCGACGAAAGCGTTCTGGAGGCGGAGCAGAGCGGGCCGGAGCACCAGCGGGCGTTTCTGACGAAGAACCTGCTGACGCCGGCAACCCTGCGGGTGAAGCGTGGGGCGCTGGTGATGTTCACCGTGAACCGGGCGGTGCCCGGTGCCCAGAAGCCGCTGTTCGTGAATGGCCAGATGGGGACGGTCGAGGATGTGCAGCCCGGGGCGGTGCTGGTGAAGAGCGGCGGGGCGCTGGTGCGGGTCGAGCCGTTTTCTTGGCGGTATGACTCGCAGGACCCGGACTCCGCGGCGTTCACCCAGTACCCGCTGCGGCTGGCCTGGGCGATGACGATTCACAAGGCGCAGGGGCTGACGCTGGATTCGGCCTACCTGGATATTCGGGCGGCGCGGGAGCCGGGGCAGGCCTATGTGGCGGTGTCGCGGGTGCGGACGCTGGCCGGGTTGCAGTTCAAGGAATGGTTCAAGGGCGTGCATGTGTCGCCCGAGGCAATCGAGTTTTACAGGCAGGCGGCGTGA
- a CDS encoding bifunctional DNA primase/polymerase → MTEGKLTALRESALNRLEALLGEGTFFVPCEWGTKKPILTYVDRPFEGTKTPAYRALFEVEPTNIAVYLGKASGGLCAIDFDADEDLAAFLAVNPKLAGTLRSRGSRGGMAWLRIEGEYPESCNPEHKRFEWRADNRLSTIYGRHPKGMDYSLVVDAAPVVVKFADIVWPAGWELPWEGQGEAELRLLYGEPYYTNEKGGITGINEAFWAGMYAAENVVLHEPDEKTFYRYNPETGIYQVETADVIRHAVSCRMLEASRQTRVFELQKKRGTATLSNVVAHLRGMVEKRGAFAERKTAIHLANGVIAFREGEAELRPFSAEYRSRNRSPIAFDGDARCGRFLNELVLPAVHPEDVELLQKFAGMFLLGDNRAQRILILDGEAGRGKTQFANVMQGLVGMPNVTQLRTKHLAERFEMFRYLRRTLLVGVDVEADFLSTKGAAVLKGLVGGDWFDAEQKGGTGNFQMQGTFNVLITSNARLRVRLQGDVGAWKRRLTIVRYEAPPPARKVPDFGAYLVRTEGSGILNWALLGAQKVLAEIPDEGGDLVLTERQRGLVESLLAESDSLRHFLQESVAVDDLGDATVTELVEAYAAYCPERKWQAMPITEVHSKLETLMLDLFGVTKRHDVKRNEKNQRGFAGVRLREVGSAECGVENGGAE, encoded by the coding sequence ATGACGGAAGGCAAATTGACCGCGCTGAGGGAATCTGCGTTGAACAGGCTGGAGGCGTTGCTGGGGGAAGGAACTTTCTTCGTGCCGTGCGAGTGGGGCACGAAGAAACCGATCCTGACATACGTGGACCGGCCTTTCGAGGGGACCAAGACGCCGGCTTACCGGGCATTGTTCGAGGTGGAGCCGACGAACATCGCGGTTTACCTGGGCAAAGCCTCGGGTGGCTTGTGCGCGATTGATTTCGATGCGGATGAGGATTTGGCGGCGTTTCTGGCGGTGAATCCGAAGCTGGCAGGGACGCTGCGGTCGCGCGGCAGCCGCGGTGGGATGGCCTGGCTGCGGATTGAGGGGGAATACCCCGAGAGCTGCAACCCCGAGCACAAGCGGTTTGAGTGGCGGGCGGACAACCGGCTTTCGACGATTTACGGGCGGCATCCGAAGGGGATGGACTACAGCCTGGTGGTGGACGCGGCGCCCGTGGTGGTGAAGTTCGCGGACATTGTGTGGCCGGCCGGTTGGGAGCTGCCGTGGGAAGGCCAGGGGGAGGCGGAGCTGCGGCTGCTTTATGGCGAGCCGTATTACACGAACGAGAAGGGCGGGATCACCGGCATCAATGAAGCGTTTTGGGCGGGGATGTATGCGGCGGAAAACGTCGTCCTGCACGAGCCGGATGAGAAGACTTTTTACCGCTACAACCCGGAGACGGGCATTTATCAGGTCGAAACGGCGGACGTGATTCGCCATGCGGTTTCGTGCCGGATGCTGGAGGCGTCGCGCCAGACGCGAGTGTTCGAGCTGCAAAAGAAGCGCGGCACGGCGACGTTGAGCAACGTGGTGGCGCACCTGCGGGGCATGGTGGAGAAACGCGGGGCTTTCGCGGAGCGGAAGACCGCGATCCACCTGGCCAACGGGGTGATCGCGTTCAGGGAGGGCGAGGCGGAGCTGCGGCCGTTCTCGGCCGAATATCGGTCGCGCAATCGGTCGCCGATTGCGTTCGACGGGGATGCGCGATGCGGCCGGTTCCTGAATGAGCTGGTGCTGCCGGCGGTGCATCCGGAAGACGTCGAGCTGTTGCAGAAGTTCGCGGGCATGTTTCTGCTCGGCGACAACCGGGCCCAGCGGATTCTGATTCTGGACGGCGAAGCCGGGCGGGGCAAAACGCAGTTTGCCAACGTCATGCAGGGGCTGGTGGGGATGCCGAACGTGACGCAGTTGCGCACGAAGCACCTGGCCGAGCGGTTTGAGATGTTTCGCTATCTACGGCGGACGCTGCTGGTTGGTGTGGACGTGGAGGCCGATTTCCTGAGCACGAAAGGTGCGGCGGTGCTGAAGGGCCTGGTCGGCGGCGATTGGTTCGACGCCGAACAGAAGGGCGGGACGGGTAATTTTCAGATGCAGGGCACTTTCAACGTGCTCATCACGTCGAACGCGCGGCTGCGGGTGCGCTTGCAAGGAGACGTGGGCGCCTGGAAGCGGCGACTGACGATCGTGCGGTATGAGGCGCCGCCGCCGGCGAGGAAGGTCCCGGACTTTGGGGCCTACCTGGTGCGGACCGAGGGAAGCGGGATTCTGAACTGGGCGCTGCTGGGCGCGCAGAAGGTGCTGGCGGAAATCCCCGACGAAGGCGGGGATTTGGTGCTGACGGAGCGGCAACGGGGCCTGGTGGAGTCGTTGCTGGCCGAAAGCGACAGCCTGCGACACTTCCTGCAGGAGTCTGTGGCGGTGGACGATCTGGGGGACGCGACTGTGACGGAGCTGGTCGAGGCATACGCCGCCTACTGTCCTGAGCGGAAGTGGCAGGCAATGCCGATTACGGAGGTCCACTCCAAGCTCGAGACGCTCATGCTGGACCTGTTCGGGGTGACGAAGCGGCATGACGTGAAGCGGAACGAGAAGAATCAGCGGGGGTTCGCTGGGGTGCGACTCAGGGAAGTGGGGAGTGCGGAATGCGGAGTGGAGAATGGGGGGGCGGAATGA
- a CDS encoding terminase family protein yields the protein MTPWERYFLVGRRAGCPKDQMDRFQAADVVLQERQLAASAAARLCDRADGPTAVGYGGARGGGKSHWLLAQMGVDDCQRVPGLKCLLLRKVGKANLEHFEDLRRKLFANLGHEFSAFRGILTFKNGSRIIAGHFQNEKDIDAYLGLEYDVIGIEEATTLTARKYQDSTTCCRTSKPNWRPRIYSTTNPGGVGHGWYRKRFIEPWQRHAETETRFVAARVTDNRWNNPEYMRVLEGLTGWQRRAWLDGDWDIAAGQFFTTLRREVHIVSDFDETRAREWFCALDYGFTHYTVVLLGCTDGDGNLFVVDEHAERLWLPQRHAPAIAAMLGRHRIADRQLQIGDLKRFVAGADVFSRQSDGSTVASQYATLGVALKPANMDRINGWAEILHRFGDPANGVKPRLFIHERCGRLVECLPAMQHDPNRPEDVLKVDADEDGVGGDDAADCLRYLVATKSRTVAQRKLRGL from the coding sequence ATGACGCCCTGGGAGCGCTATTTCCTGGTCGGGCGGCGGGCTGGCTGCCCGAAGGACCAGATGGACCGGTTTCAAGCGGCGGACGTGGTCCTGCAGGAGCGACAGCTCGCCGCCTCGGCGGCGGCGCGGCTGTGCGACCGGGCCGACGGGCCGACGGCAGTCGGCTACGGCGGGGCCCGGGGCGGCGGCAAGAGTCACTGGCTTCTGGCGCAGATGGGCGTGGATGACTGCCAGCGGGTGCCCGGCCTGAAGTGCCTGCTGCTGCGGAAGGTTGGTAAAGCCAACCTGGAGCACTTCGAGGATCTGCGCCGGAAGTTGTTCGCGAACCTGGGGCATGAGTTTTCGGCGTTTCGGGGTATCCTGACGTTTAAGAACGGGTCGCGCATCATTGCGGGCCATTTCCAGAACGAGAAGGACATTGATGCCTACCTGGGGCTGGAATACGACGTGATCGGGATTGAGGAGGCCACGACGTTGACGGCGCGGAAGTACCAGGACAGCACGACCTGTTGCCGGACGAGCAAGCCGAATTGGCGGCCGCGCATCTACTCGACAACAAATCCCGGCGGCGTGGGGCACGGGTGGTATCGCAAGCGGTTCATCGAGCCGTGGCAGCGGCACGCGGAGACTGAGACGCGGTTCGTCGCGGCCCGGGTGACCGACAACCGGTGGAATAACCCGGAATACATGCGCGTGCTGGAAGGGCTGACGGGATGGCAGCGCCGGGCCTGGCTGGATGGGGATTGGGATATTGCGGCCGGGCAGTTCTTCACGACGCTGCGGCGGGAGGTGCATATCGTTTCCGACTTCGACGAGACCAGGGCGCGGGAATGGTTTTGCGCCCTGGACTATGGGTTTACCCACTACACCGTGGTGCTGCTCGGCTGCACGGATGGCGACGGCAACCTGTTTGTCGTGGATGAGCACGCGGAGCGGCTGTGGCTGCCGCAGCGGCACGCGCCGGCCATTGCAGCGATGCTCGGGAGGCACAGGATAGCCGATCGCCAATTGCAGATAGGCGATCTGAAGAGGTTTGTGGCCGGCGCCGATGTGTTCAGCCGCCAGAGCGACGGGTCAACTGTGGCGTCGCAGTACGCGACGTTGGGAGTTGCTTTGAAACCGGCGAACATGGACCGAATAAACGGGTGGGCGGAGATCCTGCACCGGTTTGGCGATCCGGCGAACGGGGTGAAGCCGCGGCTGTTCATCCACGAGCGGTGTGGTCGGCTCGTGGAATGCCTGCCGGCGATGCAGCACGATCCGAATCGGCCCGAGGATGTGCTGAAGGTGGATGCCGACGAGGACGGCGTCGGCGGCGATGACGCCGCCGACTGCCTGCGGTACCTGGTCGCGACGAAGTCGCGAACGGTGGCGCAGCGGAAGCTGCGCGGCTTGTAG
- a CDS encoding Fic family protein has product MLRGLTGHYVPLPSAAGEKARAFVPNPLPPHPPLDLQPELQELVSQAMLSLGRLDGLAAVLPDPELFIYSYVRKEAVLSSQIEGTQSSLDDLLLFENDATPGVPLDDVQGVSNYVAAMNHGLHRLKTLPLSLRLIKEIHGVLLSKGRGSKKEPGEFRRSQNWVGGSRPGNAIFVPPPPDQILECIGALEKFLHNDPVKTPVLIKAALAHVQFETIHPFLDGNGRLGRLLITFLLCAEGALREPLLYLSLYFKQNRQRYYELLQSVRMTGDWETWLRFFLTGVAETAAQAAGTARALMELAAADEKRIQAIGKASGSALRVHRVLQAQPLISIAAASKRLNLSFPTVTTSLQHLEKLGVVRETTGGKYGRLYAYDRYLKILNAES; this is encoded by the coding sequence ATGCTCAGAGGTCTGACAGGTCACTACGTGCCGCTCCCTTCGGCTGCCGGGGAGAAGGCCCGGGCTTTCGTTCCGAATCCGCTTCCGCCTCATCCGCCGCTCGATCTTCAGCCCGAGCTTCAGGAACTTGTGTCGCAGGCGATGCTGAGTCTTGGGAGGCTCGATGGCTTGGCGGCCGTGTTGCCGGATCCAGAGTTATTCATCTATTCCTACGTTCGGAAGGAGGCTGTGCTCTCCTCCCAAATTGAGGGGACGCAATCCAGCCTGGATGACCTATTGCTTTTCGAGAATGACGCCACGCCCGGGGTGCCATTGGATGATGTGCAGGGGGTGTCGAATTACGTTGCCGCAATGAACCACGGGTTGCACCGGCTGAAGACACTTCCGTTGTCGCTGAGGCTAATCAAGGAAATCCATGGCGTTTTGCTATCCAAGGGACGCGGAAGCAAGAAGGAGCCGGGCGAGTTTCGGCGGTCGCAGAACTGGGTTGGCGGCAGCCGCCCCGGCAACGCCATTTTTGTGCCTCCGCCGCCGGACCAGATTTTGGAGTGCATTGGCGCATTGGAGAAGTTCCTGCATAACGACCCGGTCAAGACTCCGGTGCTGATTAAGGCCGCACTGGCGCACGTTCAGTTCGAGACCATTCACCCGTTTCTGGATGGCAACGGGCGCCTGGGTCGTTTGCTGATCACGTTCCTGCTTTGCGCGGAAGGCGCGCTGCGCGAGCCGTTGCTGTATCTCAGCTTGTACTTCAAACAGAACCGGCAGAGGTATTATGAACTGCTCCAGTCCGTGCGGATGACTGGTGATTGGGAAACGTGGCTGCGGTTCTTCCTTACGGGCGTAGCGGAGACGGCCGCCCAGGCCGCTGGCACTGCGCGCGCCCTGATGGAGCTGGCGGCTGCGGATGAGAAGCGAATTCAGGCGATCGGCAAGGCATCGGGTTCTGCCCTGCGGGTGCATCGGGTGCTGCAGGCCCAACCGCTGATCTCTATCGCCGCTGCCAGCAAGAGGTTGAACCTCAGTTTTCCAACGGTAACCACATCTCTTCAGCATCTTGAGAAGCTCGGGGTCGTGCGTGAAACGACCGGCGGCAAGTATGGTCGGTTGTACGCTTACGATCGCTATCTGAAGATCCTCAACGCCGAGAGTTAG
- a CDS encoding DUF4055 domain-containing protein — MAVNSTHPDYDAAATEWARARDVLAGEDAVKARGENYLPRLDSQTDEEFAAYVKRASFFNATARTSEAYQGLIFRRPPFVKLPEGGSGLGKAMEEFANDSDMLGTSLTAYAKMVVGDVIGLGRAGTLVDWESEAEQRAYAVFYRAEQVVNWRVERVNGRNVPTLVVLREQVIGKPGQDSDEFELGMVDQIRVLRLVADDNGEPFCRVDLWQELDPGSRKFRRGKREWVLVESHVPRRLGKPLPLVPFVFHGPRHSRPDVDRGPLEDIIAVNLDHYRLDADFKHGLHFTALPTAWVSGFDKGASLRIGSSTAWVSETPGATAGFLEFRGQGLETFERAMDRDERLMTILGSRMLEEAKRVGETATAIELRQSGEYSILGGVAFSVSESLTQVLRWVYWWNSTEELPDDVSDTQVLMQLNTDFSTKGLASQDVQAIVAAWQAGAISQDTMYELFRRGEVLPEGRTNEEEAALIEQERREDAKKALADGTSGQSQMADGKTNGTAGSRATAA, encoded by the coding sequence ATGGCAGTAAATTCGACGCATCCTGATTACGACGCCGCGGCCACAGAGTGGGCGCGGGCGCGTGACGTCCTCGCGGGCGAGGATGCGGTGAAGGCCCGGGGCGAGAATTATCTCCCGCGGTTGGATTCACAGACGGATGAGGAGTTTGCGGCGTATGTAAAGCGGGCGTCGTTCTTCAACGCGACGGCTCGCACTTCTGAAGCCTACCAGGGTTTGATCTTCCGCCGACCTCCGTTTGTGAAATTGCCGGAAGGCGGTTCCGGCCTGGGTAAGGCGATGGAGGAGTTCGCGAATGATTCCGACATGCTGGGGACGTCGTTGACTGCCTACGCGAAGATGGTTGTCGGCGATGTGATTGGGCTGGGGCGAGCGGGGACGCTGGTGGATTGGGAATCGGAGGCGGAGCAGCGGGCCTATGCGGTGTTCTATCGGGCGGAGCAGGTTGTCAACTGGCGGGTGGAGCGAGTGAATGGGCGGAATGTTCCTACTCTGGTGGTGCTGCGGGAGCAGGTGATCGGGAAGCCCGGCCAGGACAGCGATGAGTTCGAGCTGGGGATGGTGGATCAGATCCGCGTGCTGCGGTTGGTCGCGGATGATAATGGCGAGCCGTTTTGTCGGGTTGACCTGTGGCAAGAGCTTGATCCGGGTTCGCGGAAGTTTCGGCGCGGCAAGCGTGAGTGGGTGTTGGTGGAGTCGCACGTGCCGCGCCGGCTCGGGAAGCCGTTGCCGCTGGTTCCGTTTGTGTTCCATGGGCCGCGGCATTCGCGGCCGGATGTGGATCGGGGGCCGCTGGAGGACATCATCGCGGTGAACCTCGACCACTATCGTCTCGATGCGGACTTCAAGCACGGGCTGCATTTCACGGCGCTACCCACGGCTTGGGTGAGTGGCTTCGACAAAGGCGCGAGCCTGAGGATTGGTTCCAGCACGGCTTGGGTAAGCGAGACGCCCGGGGCGACGGCTGGCTTCCTGGAGTTCAGGGGGCAGGGTTTGGAGACCTTCGAGCGCGCGATGGACCGGGACGAGCGGCTGATGACGATCCTCGGCTCCCGGATGCTGGAAGAGGCGAAGCGCGTGGGCGAGACGGCTACAGCGATCGAGCTACGGCAGTCGGGCGAATACAGCATCCTTGGTGGTGTGGCCTTCAGCGTGAGCGAATCGCTGACGCAGGTGTTGCGCTGGGTGTATTGGTGGAACTCGACGGAGGAACTCCCGGATGACGTGAGCGACACGCAGGTGCTGATGCAGCTCAACACGGATTTCAGCACGAAGGGGCTGGCGAGCCAGGATGTGCAAGCGATTGTCGCGGCCTGGCAAGCGGGAGCGATCAGCCAGGACACGATGTACGAGTTGTTCAGGCGGGGTGAAGTGTTGCCCGAGGGCAGAACAAACGAGGAGGAGGCCGCATTGATTGAACAAGAAAGGCGCGAAGACGCGAAGAAGGCTTTGGCGGATGGCACGAGTGGCCAATCGCAAATGGCAGATGGGAAAACCAACGGCACGGCGGGTAGCCGCGCCACAGCGGCGTGA
- a CDS encoding coat protein — translation MAKTAVADIIIPTEFEKYAIERTAELSRFGRSGIVETGDAFDRIAAQGGREVKMPFWKDLSATRQLLSDSASLTVNKIQADQDIARIHNDAQAWSVNHLASVISGDDPLQAIVDLVAAYWARQDEGLVISCLKGMFAAASMSGNLLAIHSESVAGQSATTRLTGTTFIDACAKLGDAASRLTAVAMHSATEAALKKLDLIDFIPDSEGKPSLASFQGRRVVVDDNLPTRAGTTDGTVYTTYLFGQGAFAKGVSPLDGAPLQGGHGTEGVELARVPLDSDTVLINRRRYILHPRGVKFTSASVAADSPTNAELETSSNWVRIWENKNVRLVAITHNN, via the coding sequence ATGGCTAAGACAGCAGTGGCGGACATTATCATCCCCACGGAGTTTGAGAAATACGCCATCGAGCGGACAGCCGAGCTGTCGCGCTTTGGCAGATCGGGCATCGTCGAGACGGGCGATGCGTTTGACCGGATCGCGGCGCAGGGCGGGCGCGAGGTGAAGATGCCGTTCTGGAAGGACCTGAGCGCGACGCGGCAGTTGCTGAGCGATTCGGCGTCGCTGACGGTGAACAAGATCCAGGCGGACCAGGACATCGCGCGGATCCACAACGACGCGCAGGCGTGGAGCGTGAACCACTTGGCGAGCGTGATCTCGGGCGATGACCCGTTGCAGGCGATCGTGGACCTGGTGGCGGCCTATTGGGCGCGGCAGGACGAGGGCCTGGTCATCTCCTGCCTCAAGGGGATGTTCGCGGCGGCCTCGATGTCGGGGAACCTGCTGGCGATTCACTCGGAGTCGGTGGCGGGGCAGTCCGCTACCACGCGGTTGACGGGGACGACGTTCATTGACGCTTGCGCGAAGCTGGGTGATGCCGCCAGCCGGCTGACGGCGGTGGCGATGCACTCGGCAACGGAGGCGGCGCTGAAGAAGCTCGACCTGATTGACTTCATCCCGGACAGCGAGGGCAAGCCGAGTCTGGCGAGCTTCCAGGGTCGGAGGGTGGTGGTGGACGACAACCTGCCGACGCGGGCTGGTACCACGGATGGGACGGTCTATACGACCTACCTGTTCGGCCAGGGCGCGTTCGCTAAGGGAGTGTCGCCGCTGGATGGCGCGCCGCTGCAGGGCGGGCACGGCACCGAAGGTGTGGAACTGGCGCGTGTGCCGCTGGACAGCGACACGGTGCTGATCAACCGGCGTCGTTACATCCTCCATCCGCGTGGCGTGAAGTTCACCAGTGCCTCGGTGGCTGCTGACTCGCCGACGAACGCGGAGCTGGAGACCTCCAGCAACTGGGTGCGGATCTGGGAGAACAAGAACGTCCGCTTGGTCGCCATCACCCACAATAACTAA
- a CDS encoding tyrosine-type recombinase/integrase codes for MASIHKQSGRSYWFASYRDAAGKQHFVSTKIEHGPSGKDTKERAVKAATNRRLAMEMATRLEEAERGNATEAHWRKLLGDISERVNERRMEFKVVETFLDDWLGRAEKTKSGGTYERYNGIVKNFKKSLGSKVKAAMADVTVQDVQKFIESRLENGRNPSTVRTDCKILNAPFALAVRQGLMLMNPVAAAEIPDGEKESRAPFTAEQVGLLLKATGALAKEQPEKAADWQEWKTCIMIGFFTGVRLGDAVNMTLGNFDLEQHVLKVRPQKTSRKKRDLIIPLHPQLEAHVLDLPVADAGGLLCPTLAKRKVSGKYGLSIQFHTILARAEIQQETIAAGGKAGHEFNKYTFHSLRHSFVSSLANAGIAPDVRQLLAGHSDERSHGVYTHTQLDTLRAAVKKLPKIAL; via the coding sequence ATGGCGAGCATACACAAGCAGTCGGGCAGGAGCTACTGGTTTGCTTCATACCGAGACGCGGCCGGGAAGCAGCACTTTGTCTCCACGAAGATCGAGCACGGACCCTCAGGCAAGGACACGAAAGAGAGGGCCGTCAAGGCGGCGACGAACCGGCGCCTGGCGATGGAGATGGCGACGCGGTTGGAAGAGGCCGAGCGGGGCAACGCCACTGAGGCGCATTGGCGGAAGTTGCTGGGGGACATTTCCGAGCGGGTGAATGAGCGCCGGATGGAGTTCAAGGTAGTCGAGACGTTCCTGGATGATTGGCTGGGCAGGGCCGAGAAGACGAAGTCGGGCGGGACTTACGAGCGCTACAACGGCATCGTGAAGAACTTCAAGAAGTCGCTCGGGTCAAAGGTGAAGGCTGCCATGGCGGACGTCACGGTCCAGGATGTGCAGAAGTTTATCGAGTCGCGCCTTGAGAACGGGCGGAACCCCAGCACGGTGCGGACCGACTGCAAGATTCTGAATGCACCGTTTGCGCTGGCGGTGCGCCAGGGGCTCATGCTCATGAATCCGGTGGCGGCGGCGGAAATCCCTGATGGGGAGAAGGAGAGCCGCGCTCCGTTCACCGCCGAGCAGGTTGGCCTGTTGCTGAAAGCGACTGGGGCGCTCGCGAAGGAGCAGCCTGAGAAGGCGGCTGATTGGCAGGAGTGGAAAACGTGCATCATGATCGGGTTCTTTACCGGCGTCCGGCTGGGCGACGCGGTCAACATGACGCTCGGGAACTTCGACCTTGAGCAGCACGTTTTGAAGGTGCGCCCGCAGAAGACGAGCCGGAAGAAGCGGGATTTGATCATTCCCCTCCACCCTCAACTTGAGGCCCACGTCCTGGACCTGCCGGTCGCCGATGCCGGCGGGCTGCTGTGCCCGACGCTCGCGAAGCGCAAGGTGAGCGGGAAATATGGCCTGAGCATCCAGTTCCACACCATCCTGGCGAGGGCTGAGATCCAGCAGGAGACGATTGCGGCCGGGGGGAAGGCGGGCCACGAGTTCAACAAGTATACGTTCCACAGCCTGCGGCACAGCTTTGTGTCGTCGCTGGCGAACGCGGGCATCGCGCCAGACGTGCGGCAACTACTGGCCGGCCACTCTGACGAGCGGAGTCACGGGGTTTACACTCACACCCAGCTTGATACGCTGAGGGCGGCAGTGAAGAAGCTGCCGAAGATTGCGCTATGA